One genomic segment of Chitinophaga parva includes these proteins:
- a CDS encoding carboxymuconolactone decarboxylase family protein, translating to MFATTNQDTALQLLQVVGLTDISTRLQTLATTDARYLKDLKINVTNAIEATSLSKKEAYLVGLSVAVNEKHEALQASLARLATAEGATEKEIAETISCASLMAANNVFYRFRHFVNKEYYTTTPAGIRMSIMANPVLGKEFFELLSLVVSALNGCEMCVTSHEEALLKHGTSQQRILEAVRLGAILRSLIVLL from the coding sequence ATGTTTGCCACTACTAACCAGGATACCGCCCTGCAGCTGCTGCAGGTGGTAGGCCTTACCGATATTTCCACCCGCCTGCAAACCCTGGCCACCACCGATGCCCGTTACCTGAAAGATCTGAAGATCAACGTAACGAACGCCATTGAAGCTACCAGTCTTTCTAAAAAGGAAGCCTACCTGGTGGGCCTGTCCGTGGCGGTGAATGAAAAACACGAAGCGCTGCAGGCATCCCTGGCCCGCCTGGCCACCGCGGAAGGTGCTACCGAAAAGGAGATTGCCGAAACGATCAGCTGTGCCTCGCTTATGGCAGCCAACAACGTGTTTTACCGCTTCCGTCATTTTGTGAATAAGGAGTACTATACCACCACTCCCGCCGGCATCCGCATGAGTATCATGGCAAACCCGGTGCTGGGCAAAGAATTCTTTGAGCTGCTCAGCCTGGTAGTATCTGCCCTGAACGGTTGTGAAATGTGCGTAACCAGCCATGAAGAAGCCCTGCTGAAACATGGGACTTCCCAGCAACGCATCCTGGAAGCCGTGCGCCTGGGCGCCATACTGCGCAGCCTGATCGTGTTGCTGTAA
- the rpmB gene encoding 50S ribosomal protein L28: MARVCQVTGKKPITGNSVSFSNIKTKRRFLPNLQKKRFFLAEEDRWISLKVSAEAIRTINKNGLYTVVKELRAAGQTI; this comes from the coding sequence ATGGCAAGAGTATGTCAGGTGACAGGAAAGAAGCCGATCACAGGTAACAGTGTTTCTTTCTCTAACATTAAAACTAAGAGAAGATTTCTGCCCAACCTGCAGAAGAAACGTTTTTTCCTCGCTGAAGAAGACCGTTGGATCTCATTGAAGGTATCTGCAGAGGCAATCCGCACCATCAATAAGAATGGTCTTTACACCGTAGTGAAAGAACTGCGTGCTGCTGGTCAGACTATCTAA
- the rpmG gene encoding 50S ribosomal protein L33: MAKKGNRVQVILECTEHKATGLPGTSRYISNKNKKNTPERLELKKYNPILRKVTVHKEIK; encoded by the coding sequence ATGGCAAAGAAAGGTAACAGGGTGCAGGTGATCCTGGAATGTACTGAGCACAAGGCAACTGGTTTGCCCGGTACTTCCCGCTACATCAGCAACAAAAACAAAAAGAACACTCCGGAACGCCTGGAGCTGAAAAAGTACAATCCCATTCTGCGGAAAGTTACTGTACACAAAGAAATCAAATAA
- a CDS encoding DUF4295 domain-containing protein, with protein sequence MAKGASKNAKVKDAKAAAESKVWTKVIKAVRSPKTGAYTFKEAIVHKDKVQEHINAK encoded by the coding sequence ATGGCAAAAGGAGCATCCAAGAACGCGAAAGTAAAAGACGCTAAAGCAGCCGCCGAATCTAAAGTGTGGACGAAAGTGATCAAAGCTGTTCGTTCTCCGAAAACCGGCGCCTATACCTTCAAAGAGGCCATTGTGCACAAAGACAAGGTACAGGAGCACATCAACGCCAAGTAA
- the ftsY gene encoding signal recognition particle-docking protein FtsY, whose amino-acid sequence MSFFNKLFSREKKESLDQGLQKTKEGFLSKISRAIAGKSTVDTEVLDNLEEALVSADVGVTTTVQIINKIEARVAKDKYLGTGELNNILKEEITSLLVDAPDSGFRDFDTPADKKPYVIMVVGVNGVGKTTTIGKLAYNYKKAGKSVVLGAADTFRAAAVDQLTVWSERVGVPIVKQQMGSDPASVAYDAVESGTARNADVIIIDTAGRLHNKAHLMDELSKIKRVMKKKIEAAPHEVLLVLDGSTGQNALEQAKQFTAATEVTALAITKLDGTAKGGVVLAIANQFKIPVKYIGIGERMEDLQVFDKDAFVDSLFSPVQ is encoded by the coding sequence ATGAGCTTCTTTAATAAGTTATTTTCCCGGGAAAAGAAGGAAAGCCTGGACCAGGGATTACAGAAAACCAAGGAAGGATTTTTATCCAAGATCAGCCGGGCCATTGCCGGCAAATCCACTGTAGATACTGAAGTGCTGGACAACCTGGAAGAAGCGCTCGTCAGCGCCGATGTAGGCGTTACCACCACCGTACAGATCATCAACAAAATAGAAGCCCGCGTAGCCAAAGACAAATACCTGGGCACCGGTGAGCTGAATAATATCCTCAAAGAAGAAATTACCAGCCTGCTGGTAGACGCTCCTGATAGCGGCTTCCGCGACTTTGATACCCCCGCCGATAAAAAGCCTTACGTGATCATGGTGGTAGGGGTGAACGGGGTAGGCAAGACCACCACTATCGGTAAGCTGGCTTACAACTATAAAAAAGCCGGCAAATCCGTGGTACTGGGCGCCGCAGATACTTTCCGCGCCGCAGCGGTGGACCAGCTGACCGTATGGAGCGAGCGCGTGGGCGTGCCTATCGTAAAACAACAAATGGGCTCAGACCCTGCCTCCGTAGCCTATGATGCCGTGGAAAGCGGTACCGCCCGCAATGCAGATGTGATCATCATTGACACCGCCGGCCGCCTGCACAATAAAGCCCACCTGATGGACGAGTTGAGCAAGATCAAGCGCGTGATGAAAAAGAAGATCGAAGCTGCCCCCCATGAAGTGCTGCTGGTACTGGATGGCTCCACCGGGCAAAATGCCCTGGAACAGGCCAAACAATTTACCGCCGCCACCGAGGTGACCGCCCTGGCCATCACCAAACTGGATGGCACCGCCAAAGGTGGAGTAGTGCTGGCCATTGCCAACCAGTTCAAGATCCCGGTAAAGTACATCGGCATCGGGGAAAGGATGGAAGACCTGCAGGTGTTTGACAAGGACGCCTTTGTAGATTCTTTGTTCAGCCCCGTGCAGTAA
- a CDS encoding cupin-like domain-containing protein — MKIQQIERVADITPAEFREKYYLPRKPVIISGLSQNWEAKTKWTWDYFKSIVGEQTVGVYNNTRAGASTPVNGADDYIKFGDYLDMIQQGPVELRIFLFNIFQHAPQLVQDFTWPDEYARGFLHKFPMLFVGGAGSVAHMHYDIDLSHIFHTQFIGRKRLLLLENNQSPLIYRMPMTVESAASFVNWQEQLNTKDFPALNYARAYTETLNHGETLFMPAGYWHHMEYIDSGFAMSLRALDQRLSGKLNGAYHLLGLRGMNNLLIKMAPTWWYHYKRKVARERANRALEKLGVHA, encoded by the coding sequence ATGAAAATTCAGCAAATTGAACGGGTTGCCGACATTACGCCGGCTGAATTCAGAGAAAAGTATTACCTGCCGCGCAAACCGGTGATTATCTCCGGCCTGTCCCAGAACTGGGAAGCTAAGACCAAATGGACCTGGGATTATTTCAAATCCATCGTAGGGGAACAAACCGTAGGGGTCTACAATAATACCCGCGCCGGTGCCAGCACGCCGGTGAACGGTGCCGATGATTACATCAAATTTGGTGACTACCTGGACATGATCCAGCAAGGGCCCGTAGAGCTGCGCATTTTCCTGTTCAACATTTTTCAGCATGCGCCCCAGCTGGTGCAGGACTTCACCTGGCCGGATGAATATGCCAGGGGCTTCCTGCACAAATTTCCCATGCTCTTTGTAGGCGGGGCGGGCTCCGTGGCGCATATGCATTACGATATTGACCTTTCCCATATTTTCCATACCCAGTTCATAGGCCGCAAGCGCCTGCTGCTGCTGGAAAACAACCAGAGCCCTTTGATCTACCGCATGCCCATGACGGTGGAAAGCGCGGCCTCCTTTGTGAACTGGCAGGAGCAACTCAATACAAAGGATTTTCCTGCACTGAACTATGCCAGGGCTTACACTGAAACGCTGAACCATGGCGAGACCCTCTTCATGCCTGCTGGCTACTGGCACCATATGGAATACATTGACAGTGGCTTTGCCATGAGCCTCCGGGCGCTGGACCAACGCCTTAGCGGCAAGCTCAATGGCGCTTACCACCTGTTGGGGCTGAGAGGGATGAACAACCTGCTCATAAAAATGGCCCCCACCTGGTGGTACCACTACAAGCGCAAAGTGGCGAGGGAACGCGCAAACCGCGCCCTGGAGAAACTGGGCGTGCATGCCTAG
- the rimO gene encoding 30S ribosomal protein S12 methylthiotransferase RimO, with the protein MAVSAAFWLLYDLKTHELKTKTLKKDKVNIITLGCSKNLVDSEVLSGQLRANDIDVVHENAKRDHNIVVINTCGFIDKAKEESINTILEQVELKDRGKLDKVYVTGCLSARYRGDLEAEIPGVDAWFGTMEMPALLKKFDADYKSELVGERLLSTPSHYAYLKIAEGCNRTCSFCAIPLMRGGHVSRPIEELVREAARLVKMGVKEVMLIAQELTYYGLDLYKQRRLADLLNAIADVPGIEWIRLHYAYPSKFPMEVLEVIRTRKNICNYIDMPLQHAANNMLKAMKRQITREEMETLITEMRAQVPGICIRTTLIVGFPGETLDDIEELKQFLEKMRFDRVGVFTYSHEENTSAYELVDDVPAEEKERRAQEIMEVQQEISLEKNQAKVGQVFRVLVDKKESGRYLARTEFDSVEVDNEVIISTTKRLQPGQFVNVRITKAYDYDLEGELVD; encoded by the coding sequence GTGGCTGTTTCAGCAGCGTTCTGGCTGCTGTATGATCTTAAAACGCACGAATTGAAGACAAAAACTTTAAAGAAAGACAAGGTTAACATTATTACGCTCGGTTGTTCTAAAAATTTGGTGGATTCTGAAGTCCTCAGTGGACAGTTGCGTGCCAACGATATTGACGTAGTACACGAAAACGCAAAAAGAGACCACAACATTGTAGTGATCAACACCTGCGGGTTTATTGATAAAGCCAAAGAAGAATCCATCAATACCATCCTGGAACAGGTAGAATTGAAAGACCGCGGAAAACTGGATAAGGTTTATGTGACCGGCTGCCTGAGCGCCCGCTACCGTGGCGACCTGGAGGCGGAGATCCCCGGTGTGGATGCCTGGTTTGGCACCATGGAAATGCCCGCGCTTCTAAAGAAATTTGATGCAGATTATAAATCGGAATTAGTAGGCGAGCGCCTGCTTAGCACCCCTTCTCACTACGCTTACCTGAAGATCGCTGAAGGGTGTAACCGTACCTGCTCTTTCTGCGCCATTCCGCTTATGCGCGGTGGGCACGTATCCCGCCCCATCGAAGAGCTGGTGAGGGAAGCAGCGCGGCTGGTGAAAATGGGGGTGAAGGAAGTAATGCTGATCGCACAGGAACTGACCTATTACGGCCTGGACCTGTACAAGCAACGCCGGCTGGCAGACCTGCTCAACGCCATTGCCGATGTACCCGGTATAGAATGGATACGCCTGCATTATGCATACCCCAGCAAGTTCCCCATGGAGGTGCTGGAAGTGATCCGCACCCGTAAGAATATCTGCAATTATATTGATATGCCACTGCAGCATGCGGCTAACAACATGCTGAAAGCAATGAAACGCCAGATCACCCGTGAGGAAATGGAAACGCTGATCACTGAAATGCGCGCACAGGTGCCCGGCATCTGCATCCGTACCACGCTGATCGTAGGTTTCCCGGGAGAAACCCTGGATGATATCGAAGAACTGAAACAATTCCTGGAAAAAATGCGCTTTGACCGCGTGGGGGTATTCACCTACAGCCATGAAGAGAACACCAGCGCTTACGAACTGGTGGACGATGTGCCCGCGGAAGAAAAAGAACGCCGTGCCCAGGAGATCATGGAAGTGCAGCAAGAGATCAGCCTTGAGAAAAACCAGGCCAAAGTAGGCCAGGTGTTCCGGGTGCTGGTAGACAAAAAGGAAAGTGGCCGTTACCTGGCCCGCACCGAGTTTGACTCCGTGGAAGTAGATAACGAAGTGATCATCTCCACCACAAAACGCCTGCAACCAGGCCAGTTTGTGAATGTACGCATCACCAAGGCTTATGACTACGACCTGGAAGGCGAACTGGTAGACTAA
- a CDS encoding DEAD/DEAH box helicase produces the protein MTTFESLGLQEDILKAVTDLGFVSPTPIQEKAIPVLLGGDRDFVGLAQTGTGKTAAFGLPLLHQLNVKLRAPQGLVLCPTRELCLQIANDLKNFSKYLGDVSIVAVYGGASIVQQLREIKRGAHIIVATPGRLLDIIDRGAINFDNVRYAILDEADEMLNMGFQEDINNILSKTPEEKTTWLFSATMPQEVRRIAQKYMEDPFELTVGTKNSGNVNIEHEYYVVRPRDKYAALKRIVDYNPDIFGIIFTRTKAESQEIAESLIRDGYNADSLHGDLTQQQRDKVMKRFRERGLQVLVATDVAARGIDVDSVTHVINYELPDDVENYTHRSGRTGRAGKSGVSIAIITARDTGKIRQLERVTGKKFTKSEVPDGFAVCEKQLFALVHKVHNVTVNDEQIDPYLERIYEEFQDMSKEELIKRFASLEFNEFLAYYENAEDLNVKAERRVEGDGNSMSFRNTGRFTRLFINLGSVDDFNRGDMLRYLCDNTGLKGNKIGRIDLKGVYSFFEVENDSLEQVQNAFKDLNYNGRSVRIEMSQDGDKRSGGGGGGYRGGNNRSYGGGDRKRSYGDREGGARREYSTGRPSFKGKRRAE, from the coding sequence ATGACAACATTTGAATCATTAGGCCTGCAGGAAGACATCTTAAAAGCCGTTACGGACTTAGGATTTGTATCCCCGACGCCTATCCAGGAAAAAGCCATCCCGGTTTTGTTAGGTGGGGATCGGGACTTTGTAGGCCTTGCCCAGACGGGCACCGGTAAGACTGCAGCATTTGGCCTGCCCTTACTGCACCAGCTGAACGTGAAACTGCGCGCGCCCCAGGGCCTCGTGCTGTGTCCCACACGTGAGCTGTGTTTACAGATTGCCAATGACCTTAAGAATTTTAGTAAATACCTGGGCGATGTGAGCATCGTAGCGGTATATGGTGGTGCCAGCATTGTACAGCAGCTGCGCGAGATCAAACGCGGTGCACACATCATCGTGGCCACTCCCGGCCGCCTGCTGGACATCATTGACCGCGGCGCTATCAACTTCGACAACGTGCGCTACGCCATACTGGACGAAGCGGATGAGATGCTGAACATGGGTTTCCAGGAAGACATCAACAACATCCTTTCCAAAACACCGGAAGAGAAGACCACCTGGTTGTTCTCCGCTACCATGCCACAGGAAGTGCGCCGTATTGCACAGAAGTACATGGAAGATCCGTTTGAACTGACCGTAGGTACCAAGAACTCCGGTAATGTGAACATTGAGCACGAATACTACGTGGTACGCCCGCGCGATAAATATGCTGCGCTGAAACGCATCGTGGATTACAATCCCGATATCTTCGGTATCATCTTCACCCGTACCAAGGCGGAAAGCCAGGAGATCGCTGAATCCCTGATCCGTGATGGTTACAACGCTGATTCCCTGCACGGTGACCTCACCCAGCAGCAGCGCGATAAGGTGATGAAACGCTTCCGTGAAAGAGGCCTGCAGGTGCTGGTAGCTACAGACGTTGCCGCCCGCGGTATTGACGTGGACAGCGTAACGCACGTGATCAACTATGAACTGCCTGATGACGTAGAGAACTACACCCACCGCTCCGGCCGTACCGGCCGTGCTGGTAAATCCGGTGTGTCCATCGCTATCATCACCGCCCGCGATACCGGCAAGATCCGCCAGCTGGAACGCGTGACCGGTAAGAAGTTCACCAAGAGCGAAGTGCCCGATGGCTTTGCAGTATGTGAAAAACAACTGTTTGCCCTGGTACATAAAGTGCACAACGTAACTGTCAATGACGAGCAGATAGATCCCTACCTGGAACGCATCTACGAAGAATTCCAGGACATGAGCAAGGAAGAGCTGATCAAGCGCTTTGCATCCCTGGAGTTCAATGAATTCCTGGCTTACTACGAGAACGCTGAAGACCTGAATGTAAAGGCAGAACGCCGTGTAGAAGGCGATGGCAACTCCATGTCATTCCGCAACACCGGCCGTTTCACCCGCCTGTTCATCAACCTGGGCTCTGTAGACGATTTCAACCGCGGCGATATGCTGCGCTACCTGTGCGACAATACAGGCCTGAAAGGCAACAAGATCGGCCGCATAGACCTGAAGGGCGTTTACTCCTTTTTTGAAGTAGAGAACGATTCCCTGGAACAGGTGCAGAATGCCTTCAAGGACCTCAACTACAACGGTCGCAGCGTGCGCATTGAAATGTCGCAGGATGGCGACAAGCGTAGTGGTGGCGGCGGTGGTGGTTACCGTGGTGGTAACAACCGTTCCTACGGCGGTGGAGACCGTAAACGCAGCTATGGCGACCGCGAAGGCGGTGCCCGCCGTGAATACAGCACCGGCCGTCCCAGCTTTAAGGGAAAACGGAGAGCAGAGTAA
- the glgB gene encoding 1,4-alpha-glucan branching protein GlgB — MATQRKKSTSKLTAVATGILPYTLFTEFDIALFGSGKHYRLYEKFGSHAVSHEEAGNGMYFAVWAPNARRVSVVGDFNGWNKDSHVLLPRWDKSGIWEGFVPGVDYGEKYKYCIISATGDELYKGDPYANEWELRPKTASVTTSLEYKWKDKKWLTNRHKKNSLQSPITVYEVHLGSWRRPDPNDHEVFYSYREITEMLVPYVAEMGFTHVELLPVMEHPFDGSWGYQITGYYAPTSRYGSPTEFMAMVDAFHQAGIGVILDWVPSHFPYDAHGLYKFDGSFVYESEDERKGYHPDWNSYIFNYARNEVKSFLISNAVFWLDKFHVDGLRVDAVASIIHLNYSRPEGTWEPNIHGGPENLEAIAFLQEMNTYIYATFPDVQMIAEESTSFYGVSKPVFAGGLGFGQKWMMGWMNDTLRYFKADPVYRKTMQDQFSFSIAYAFSENFMLPLSHDEVVHGKSSLLYKMPGDDWQKFANLRTMYTYMFTHPGTKLLFMGGEFGQTGEWNYKGELYWHLLQYASHEGLQHYVRALNELYTSHPGLYEKQFEYEGFEWVTVNDYDNSVVAYARHGKMEKDQVLVVLNMTPVPRLGYSLGMREEGTWEVILNSDDDMYGGSGVGNTGPLRTTMEEWNGKPYRLMLDAPPLGALVLKRRK; from the coding sequence ATGGCCACCCAGAGAAAAAAGAGCACCAGCAAGCTTACCGCCGTTGCTACGGGCATTTTGCCTTACACCTTGTTCACCGAATTTGATATTGCCCTGTTTGGGAGCGGAAAACATTACCGCTTGTATGAGAAGTTTGGCTCGCATGCGGTCTCGCATGAAGAGGCAGGCAACGGGATGTACTTTGCCGTGTGGGCACCGAATGCCCGGCGGGTAAGTGTGGTGGGCGATTTCAACGGATGGAACAAGGATAGCCATGTACTGCTGCCCCGCTGGGACAAAAGCGGCATTTGGGAAGGCTTTGTGCCCGGCGTGGACTACGGCGAAAAATATAAGTACTGTATTATCTCCGCCACAGGCGACGAGCTTTACAAAGGCGATCCTTACGCCAATGAGTGGGAGCTGCGCCCTAAAACGGCATCCGTGACCACTTCCCTGGAGTACAAATGGAAAGACAAAAAGTGGCTCACCAACCGCCACAAAAAGAATAGCCTGCAAAGTCCCATCACCGTGTACGAAGTGCACCTGGGCAGCTGGCGCCGCCCGGACCCCAACGATCACGAGGTGTTTTACAGCTACCGGGAGATCACTGAAATGCTGGTACCCTATGTAGCGGAAATGGGCTTCACGCACGTGGAGCTGCTGCCGGTGATGGAGCATCCTTTTGATGGCTCCTGGGGCTACCAGATAACCGGCTATTACGCCCCCACCAGCCGCTATGGCTCACCTACGGAGTTTATGGCCATGGTAGATGCCTTTCACCAGGCGGGCATCGGCGTGATCCTGGACTGGGTACCTTCCCACTTCCCTTATGACGCACATGGGCTGTATAAGTTTGACGGTTCTTTCGTGTATGAATCGGAAGATGAGCGCAAGGGGTATCATCCTGATTGGAACTCTTATATTTTTAACTATGCACGCAACGAGGTGAAATCTTTCCTTATCAGCAATGCTGTGTTCTGGCTGGATAAATTCCATGTGGACGGCCTGCGTGTGGATGCGGTGGCATCTATCATCCACCTCAATTACTCCCGCCCGGAAGGTACCTGGGAGCCCAATATCCACGGTGGCCCGGAGAACCTGGAAGCCATTGCGTTCCTGCAGGAAATGAATACCTACATCTATGCAACGTTCCCGGATGTGCAGATGATCGCGGAGGAATCTACTTCGTTTTATGGGGTGTCTAAGCCGGTGTTTGCCGGTGGGCTTGGGTTTGGGCAGAAATGGATGATGGGCTGGATGAATGATACCCTGCGTTATTTCAAAGCAGATCCGGTGTACCGTAAAACGATGCAGGACCAGTTCAGCTTCAGCATTGCATATGCATTTTCAGAAAACTTCATGCTGCCGCTGAGCCACGATGAGGTGGTGCATGGTAAGTCATCCTTACTATATAAAATGCCGGGAGACGATTGGCAGAAGTTTGCCAACCTGCGCACCATGTACACGTACATGTTCACCCATCCGGGCACCAAGTTGCTTTTTATGGGCGGTGAATTCGGGCAAACAGGAGAATGGAATTACAAAGGTGAATTGTATTGGCACCTGCTGCAATATGCATCGCACGAGGGGCTGCAACATTACGTAAGGGCGCTCAACGAGTTGTACACATCGCACCCGGGGCTGTACGAAAAGCAGTTTGAATATGAAGGCTTTGAATGGGTGACCGTCAATGACTATGATAACAGCGTGGTGGCGTACGCGCGCCATGGCAAAATGGAAAAGGACCAGGTCCTGGTGGTGCTGAATATGACACCGGTGCCCCGCCTGGGTTATAGCCTGGGTATGCGGGAGGAAGGCACCTGGGAGGTGATCCTGAACAGCGATGACGATATGTATGGTGGCAGCGGCGTAGGTAACACCGGCCCCCTGAGAACCACCATGGAAGAATGGAACGGCAAACCCTACCGCCTTATGCTGGATGCCCCACCCCTGGGGGCTTTGGTGCTGAAGCGCCGGAAATAA
- a CDS encoding DUF4382 domain-containing protein: MKLRFGAWPLALVALLLTGIYACNKDNSAGGAKPNANEQKLNIYLSDGPGFFDAVNLDIRAVEVLVDTCSVDSSEVGEGPNRCGWDNGKWDNKKCNVWDTLDIRAGVYNLLNLRNGTDTLLAAGNAIKGNIERIRITIGNNNSLVKDSVTYPLGTWNGETKLVINVRRSDWENFSDDAFRLWLDFDVNHSVLEVFRGHFILNPFIRVFTPNRFGIVSGKVGPDDAKPVVSLYGSTDTLYALPWRGGEFMIRGVQEGTYSMYVNASNGYKDTTITGLTVKGGKVTNTGTITLHK; the protein is encoded by the coding sequence ATGAAACTCCGCTTTGGTGCGTGGCCACTTGCTCTGGTGGCGCTTTTACTCACGGGTATCTATGCCTGTAACAAAGACAATAGTGCGGGCGGCGCAAAGCCCAATGCCAACGAACAAAAACTGAACATTTACCTGTCTGATGGTCCCGGCTTTTTTGATGCCGTGAACCTGGACATCCGCGCTGTGGAAGTGCTCGTGGACACCTGCAGCGTAGACAGCAGCGAGGTAGGTGAAGGCCCCAACCGCTGCGGCTGGGACAATGGTAAGTGGGATAACAAAAAGTGCAACGTATGGGATACACTGGACATCCGCGCCGGTGTATATAACCTGCTGAACCTGCGCAATGGTACAGACACGTTGCTGGCTGCCGGCAATGCCATCAAAGGCAACATTGAGCGCATCCGCATTACCATTGGCAACAATAACAGCCTGGTAAAAGACAGCGTTACCTACCCGCTGGGTACCTGGAATGGTGAAACCAAGCTGGTGATCAATGTACGTCGCAGCGACTGGGAAAACTTCTCCGACGATGCATTCCGCCTCTGGCTTGATTTTGACGTGAACCACTCCGTACTGGAAGTGTTCAGGGGGCACTTCATCCTCAATCCGTTCATCCGCGTGTTCACGCCGAACCGCTTTGGTATAGTGTCCGGTAAAGTGGGCCCTGATGATGCCAAGCCGGTGGTAAGCCTGTATGGCAGCACCGATACGCTGTATGCACTGCCCTGGAGAGGTGGTGAGTTCATGATCCGCGGTGTACAGGAAGGCACTTACAGCATGTATGTAAATGCTTCCAATGGTTATAAAGACACCACTATTACAGGTCTTACTGTGAAGGGGGGTAAAGTGACCAACACAGGCACCATCACCCTGCACAAGTAG
- a CDS encoding DUF4272 domain-containing protein, with protein sequence MNDMLTWADTLESRRNALEARLYAAHIADLEITCLSYLDAAQWHFRDASTTARRVLVLYALSLAAYKPSKKPAILAWLQQQRLHFLVSAEEHQFLQGQHSDEKLQARYSWSLEGAYILAWALDLVPLAPDAASEAPIAALLSHIPHLGADTTAFIAHCHYREPEELVAEYVFNDLAVVHLRRLYEQGARTVQQLHPMAVFERRKALSWITESRPQSA encoded by the coding sequence ATGAACGACATGCTTACCTGGGCCGATACCCTTGAGAGCAGGCGCAATGCATTAGAAGCCCGCCTCTATGCTGCCCACATAGCCGACCTGGAGATCACGTGCTTATCATACCTCGATGCGGCACAATGGCATTTCCGCGACGCCTCCACCACTGCCCGCCGTGTACTGGTGCTGTACGCCCTGTCACTGGCGGCTTACAAGCCCTCCAAAAAACCGGCCATCCTTGCCTGGCTGCAACAACAACGGCTGCACTTCCTGGTATCGGCGGAAGAACACCAATTCCTGCAGGGCCAGCACTCCGACGAAAAACTACAAGCCAGATACAGCTGGAGCCTGGAAGGCGCCTACATCCTGGCCTGGGCCCTGGACCTGGTGCCCCTGGCACCGGATGCCGCCAGTGAGGCACCCATCGCCGCCCTTCTCTCCCACATCCCCCACCTGGGGGCGGATACGACAGCCTTCATTGCCCACTGCCATTACCGGGAGCCGGAAGAGCTGGTGGCCGAATACGTGTTCAACGACCTGGCGGTAGTGCACCTGCGCCGCCTGTATGAGCAAGGCGCCCGCACGGTACAGCAGCTACACCCTATGGCGGTGTTTGAACGCAGGAAAGCCCTGAGCTGGATCACAGAGAGCCGGCCTCAGAGCGCGTAG